From the genome of Psychrobacter sp. M13:
TAGAGCCAACATTATTATTAGCGGTCTCGACATCAATGGCAACGAAATCCATTATCCTTATCCTTACTTAAACGCTTTAAGAGCGCTGATTGAGCTTGTTAACGCTACTGGCGATCAAACTCACCATAACCATGCCCATGATAATTAAAATCAGGGACATCGTATGCGCAGCTTCATAATTGAGCGCTTCTACTTGCTCATAGATAGCGATGGATACCACTTTGGTCTCGCCAGCGATACTGCCACCGATCATCAGTACCACGCCAAACTCGCCAATAGTATGGGCAAAGCTAATCAAGCTGCCAAGCACAATACCAACGCGAGCTTGTGGTAGCGCTATAGTCATAAAGCGGCGTAAACGATTGGGTTCTAATAGGCTGGCAACCTCCATCACGCTTTTGGGAATACGTAAGAACTGCGCATAGACTGGCTGAATATAAAACGGTAGGGAATAAATAATAGAGCCGACCACCAAACCCTCAAAGGTAAAGACTAGCGCGCTAATATTATGCTCGCTTAGCCATTTGCCCATACCGAAATTTGGACTTAATAATAGCAATAAATAAAAACCGATAACCGTTGGCGGTAACACTAAAGGCATTGCGATAATGCCCATCAATATAATCTTAAGGCGTCCTACTAGCCATCCTCGGCTCGGCTTGGCTAGCCAATAAGCTAACGGCGTGGCGAATAATAATAGTAACAAAGTGGTGACGCCAGCAAGCTTAAGACTGACCCAAAATGGCGTCAACATCGCTGAGATAAGAGTTTGATCTATCATAGGGTCACTACTAATTATTCAGGGCTACTTTATCATACTGGATTTTGGCGCTATAAAACCAATACGGTATATAAGGTAATATATTTATGCAAAGATATGGCGCTTCTAGTATAGATTTTGCACAGTTTCTATCCCACTTACAGACAACCAATCAAAAAATTATCCTAGCGACATTTTAGGTTCTATTTAACTTCAAGATGATTATATCTTAAAAGCTAGCCTTTACTTAACTGCCAAATATCCTGCATCCGCAAAGTACTGTTGTCCAGCAGGTGATAATAAATAACGGGTAAAGTCAGTTGCCAGTGCCGCATCACTAAGTACGATACCATCTTGCAAAATAGCAGGATAAGACTCTACTGGTAGGGTATAAAATTGCTCGGGCGTGGCTTTAATAGCTGTAACTTGAGACTGCGCGACAAAGCCATAATCGACGCTGCCTGTATTAGCGTATTGAAAAGCTTGACCGATGTTTTCTGCCTGGATAATTCGCTTTTGAGTGTTTAGCAAGTCATAAATATTTTGCGTTTGTAGATAGGCTCTTGCAGAAGCACCATAAGGCGCAAGATCAGGGTTGGCAATCGTTATCTTCGCCTCTGACTGCTCTGCTAATAACGCGGTGAGTGTAGTCTCATTTAGAGTGTCAACAGACTTATGAACATTATTAGTAGTGCTGTAAAAAGCCAGCTGCCCTTGCGTATAAGTAAAAGGTTTAGTTTGAGCAGCATCTTCTACTCTCTCGCTAACCCATCTAGCGGGGAAATCTTGATTCGCCGAAAGATAAATATCATAAGGCGCACCTGCGATCATATGTGCATATAGCTTACCCGATGAAGCAAAGGTCAGCTCAATATCTTGTGCTGTTAAGTTATTCTCAGCGTTATAAGCTTCTACTATTTTAGGTAATACATCAGATAGATTCGCAGCAGCAGCGATGCGTATTTTCTCAGGCTGGCTGGTCGTTTCATTAGCAGCAGCTTCATCTTTAGAAGTATCTTGGGTGCTACACGATGCTAACGTAAAGACTAAGCAAGTAGATGCAGCAAAGATTGATGCTATTTTAATACTCAAAGCCTTGCTCCTAAATTTTACTATCATTGGTTATTTTTATAATTTTTTTCTCAAAAACCGCACTTTTTGAAAATCAATGCTAAAACGACTAAGCAAAAATAGTCTCAAAACTATTCATGCTTAGCCGTGATAATCTATCTCTACATTTATTTAAAGTTCAAAATTTAGCTATAACAATCGGTGCGCTGGGCGCACCCTACAGCTATTCTTGCTAAGCTGTTTCAGATTATTCATCAAGTTAAATATAAGTAACGATAGTAAACCTGTAGCGTGGGTGGCAACTCACGAGTTATAACTCAATCATTAACCGTTGTTACTCAGCCATTGTTACTCAGCCATTTCGAAGGCTCATTGTCGTAATACTCTTGCTTCCATACAGGTATATCCGCCTTAATGGTATCAAGTATCCAGCGACAGGCATCAAAGGCTGGATATCGATGGGCTGATACCACGCCAATCCATACCGCTATATCGCCAATCTCTAGCTCGCCAATACGATGAAGAGCAATAGCATGAGTAATCTCAAACTTACGCTTGGCTTCTTCTATTATCAGTCGACCCTGATTAATCGCTAAATCTTCATAGCCGTAATAAGTCAGACGCTCAACGCTCGTGGCATTATTATGATTGCGCACCCGACCTTCAAAGCTGACAAACGCGCCGCAGCTATCACTGTCTAGCATGGCTTTGAGTCTATCTTCATCAATGGCGATATCTAATAGCGCAAAACCATCGCGCTCAGCTAGTTCATAGATATCATCAACGCTCCGCTTAGTAGTCATTGACTGACTATGAACATTTTGCTTATCGTCTTTTATAGAATCTGTCATTTAACCCCCTGCTACTGGCGTAATAAAAACCACGCTGTCGCCATCATCAATAGTATCTGACCACTTAGCAAAATAGTCATTTACCGCGACTTTTAGCTCCGACTGCTCACGACTAAAATTATATTTTTGATTTAGTTGCGCGTATAGCTCCGTTAACGATGTTGACTGCTGCACATTGACTTTTTCTTCATGACAGTTGGCTTCATCTGCTAAGCTGGCAAAGTAGAGGACGTTAATCGTTTTGGTACTATCTGCTGTTTGGTCTTTTTCTATAACGCTCATTTTATTTTCCCTTCTGTACAACCTTTAAACCAGATACTTTATAAATCTTAACCATGTTGATAATCAGACTTACCACCCGTCTTAGTAATCAGGCGGATATTATCTATAGTAATATCGTGAGAGATCGCTTTAGTCATATCATAGATAGTCAAACAAGCGACGCTTACTGCGGTTAGCGCTTCCATTTCGACGCCCGTTTTATGAGTCACTTTAACACTGGCATTGACCGTAATAGCGTGCAAATTATCATCATAGTCAAAGCTTAAACCAATCTTATCTAACGGCAGTGGATGACAAAGCGGGATCAAATCATGAGTACGCTTGGCTGCCATAATCCCAGCGATATGTGCCGTTTGGGTGATACTGCCCTTTTTCGTCATACCATCAGCGGCTTTAATCTGCTGATAAATACCACTGGGAAAGCTGACTTGCCCTTGCGCATTAGCCTCACGAGTGCTGGCGGTCTTACTACTGACATCGACCATATGAATATCGCCATCGCTGTCTAAATGCGATAGCTTATGCGGTAGCTTGGAATCAGCTAAGCTGGTTTCATTATTATGTTTCAAAAAGAGCTCTCACTTTCTTATTAGCGATAAAATTTATAAATCGTATAAAGCGCTACAGGCACGCTTAAAGTCTGTAGGCGTATTAAAATTAGTCAATAACTGCTGGTTTTCTAACACTGGAACGGTTTGAGCAATGGGCTTAATAAAGCTCATTACCTTGCGCTCGCCACTATCAATATAAGCACGCAGAGCAGGCTCAATACTTAAGCGATAAAGTCCTAGTAGCGGATATAAATGGTCTTGATCTGTTAAACAGACTATCGACTTATCTATATTGTTATTATCAATATAGGGACTTAATTGCTGCCAAAGCTCATTCGCGTTGATTAAACTATCGCAACTAATGACCATCAGCCATAACTGCTTATGCTCTAAATTAGCATCGCGTGCATTATTCAAATTTTGTAATGCAGATTCAATCGCTACAAGTGGCCCTTGCGTCGCCTCAGCTTTATCGTTATCTACAATAGATATAGATTGATAATCATCAATCTGAGTAATCGACAACTCTGGATTACTTGCTAATAACTTAACATCGACTGCAAACTCACGACCATTATCCGCAATCATAATAGGTACGTTAAGCTGAGCCGCTTGGCGCACATGGTAATCCAGCAATCGCTCACCGGTAGGCAAAGTTAGTAAAGCTTTCGGCGACCCCATACGCTGAGACGCCCCACCCGCTAATATGACTACGCCTGCCAATTTACTTAAGCTGTCTGAACTATCTAAATTATTGCTCACCGATTATACCTTTCATGAAAACTCGAATAACAAGGAAAACGAGCATAATTACTACTCACTGTAGGCTAAAAGAGTTTGACACCGTTAATCGTGTTTTTTGAACTTGGTATTAATTATGGCTAGGATTAGCACGCATAAAGTGCGCTACAAAATTACAAGGACGCGTACGGCTATCGAACTGCTCTTTTAAAATATCGTTCCACCCTGTACGACACGCGCCTGTAGAGCCAGGAAGACAGAAAATACCCGTGCCATTTGCCATACCAGCAATCGCCCGCGACTGAACCGTTGACATACCGATATCATCTTTTGAGATCAAACGGAACATCTCACCAAAGCCATCGATAGACTTATCAAATAATACGCTAACCGCCTCAGGCATACTATCGCGAATAAAGAAGCCCGTGCCGCCCGTGGTAATAACCGCATGGACGTCAGGGTTAGCAATCCAGCCACTGATAACCGCGCGAATCTGATAAATATCATCGGTAATGAGTTGGCGATCAGCTAAGTTATGACCCGCTTCAGTTAAGCTATCCACTAAATATTGCCCTGAAGTATCTTGCTCCAAAGTACGACTATCAGAAACTGTTAAAATTGCAATATTAAGCGGAGTAAATTGGGCAGCAGGCTTAGACATAATTTTTCCTAATAATTCTCTATAATTTATAACTAGTTGTAATTCAAAATGAGACGTTTACTAACCACCGATAATCGATAAGTTATGCATAATGCCGCTGTTGGACTCGTGCAAATGATGGTGTTCAGGTTTAATTGGCATAAAGCTGTGTAGCGTATTGACTAGACCTGGTACATCATTATTTTGTAGAAATGGACGAATATCGTAGTTGCCCTCATCGAATAGGCAGAGATGAACTTTGCCCTGACTACTAACTCGCAAGCGATTACAATTGTCACAAAAATGCGCAGCATAAGGCGCAATCATGCCGATGCGTCCTAGATAATCGGGATGGCTGTATTCAATCGCAGGGCCATCAGCGCTACCTCGCGCATGCGGCTGCCAGCCATGCTCAAGCAGGTAATCAGTAATTAATTCAGATTGTGCATGCTGGGCAAAAAACAAATCGCTATTATCACTAGTCTGCATAAACTCTATAAATCGATAAGTCACTGGACGCTGTTTGACATAGTCCATCGCTGTGACTAAATTCTCAAAAGCCGTTTCTGCCATTAAGATACTGTTTATTTTTAGCTTGATATCGGTGGTTTCTAACAGCTTATCCATATCAGTAATGAGCGCGGGCAAAGTATTAAAACCTGTCATTTTATGAAAAGTCGCGGCATCAAAGCTATCCATACTGATATTAAGCTGGTTCAGCCCTGCCGCTTGCCAATTGGCTAGATGTTTACCTAGCTTGTAACCGTTACTAGTCATCGCAACTGTCTTGATACCCGTTGTGCTTTTAATCGTATCGATAATATCGACCACATCACGGCGGATAGAAGGCTCACCACCTGTGATACGTACCTTTTCGGTACCGACTTGTGCAAAACCTCGTATCAAAGTAGTAATCTCAGGTACGCTTAATTCATCGTCAGGGCGCTTGCCTTGGTAGCCATTGGGCAGGCAATACTCACAGCGAAAATTACAGAAATCGGTGATAGATAAGCGTAGATAAGTCAACTGCCGAGCGAAGCCATCAGTAAGCGGCCGCACATGGTCCGTAGATGACATCGTAGGTGCTGTTGAGCTTAATGCGCTTAGGGTAGGATCGCTACGATCTGGCGTTGTCGTTGGAGAATGCAGCTGAACACCTGCTGCTATTGAATTATGATAAATCATATAGGGTTACCGCCACTATCTTTTAGCTGATATTACATCATTGTCTTCAGCTACTCATTACTTCCTGTCATACTTTGCTTATTAGTATTTTGCTAATTGTCTAAAAGTATAGTCTACTCATCATCTAATGCATATTGAGTATAACAAACTATAGCACGCCTCAACCCTAGATTTGCTAAATATACAGCCAAGAAAAAGGTTGAACATCAACGATGCTGCCAGAGGCTACATTACCGTTGTCCTTATCTATTACGACAAAGCAATTAGCGCGGCTAAGCTGCTTGATTCTATGTGATTGCTGGCTGGTAAAGCATTCAACCTGATAGCCTTCAGACGTCTGCGTCAAAAACCCACGCTGAAAGTCTTTACGACCGACTGACTTTTTGACGTCATTGGTTAAAGTAGCTTTTAGATTTAGGGTGATTGGTTGCTCTGATAAAAGCGCTCCTGACATCTGCCATAGCGCTGGTATCACGAACTGTAATGCTCCGACAATGGTAGATAAAGGATTACCTGGCAGACCAAAATATAATACGGGCTTATCAATATCTTTACTCGATTCGCCAAACAACTCACCAAAGACAAATGGCTTGCCAGGTTTCATCGCCACTTTATAGTGACTGATTTGCCCTAGCTGCTCAATGACCGTAGTCAAAAAGTCATAATCCCCAACAGATACGCCAGCAGTCGAGATAAGCACATCGCACTCCTGCATAGCCTTAGTTACCGCTGTAGTCGTGTCCTCTAAATTATCGGCAATAATGCCGTAATCTTGAATAGTAATAGGTAGATTGGCGAGCAAAGTCTTTAGCGTTGGGGTATTAGAGTTATATATTTGTGCTAAATGCTCAAGCTCACGCCCAAGCGCGACCAATTCATCTCCAGTCGCCAATATACCTACGATCAACGGCTTAAATACGCTGACCTTATCCACTCCTAAATTTGCTAATAAGCTGATATCACTAGGATTTAAGCGCTTGCCTCGTTGCAGTACGATTTCTCCTGACTCAACCTCTTCGCCTTGCTCACGAATATTATCATCAGACCTACAAGCTTGGGTTAAGGTAATATCATAAGGCTGAGACTTATCAATGCTGTCACGTATTTCGGCGAAATCAGTATTTTCTTGCATGATAACGGTATCACAGCTACTAGGCACGACTGCGCCCGTAAAGATACGCACCCCTTGCCCTGCTTGCAGATTTTTTGCTAATTCTTGATCATAAGGATTACCTGCTTGCGACTCCCCTACTATTTCGATAATGCTATCTTTATCAAGCTTACTACCTGTAGCAATACTATAACCATCCATCGCCGAGATATTTTGTCTAGGCACATTAAAAGGTGAAGTAACCTCTACCGCTAATATCTGATTGAGACTGTTTAACAATGAGATAGTGCTCAGTTCTCGACTCACGAGCGGCGCATCACTTTCATTATAAGTATTAATCCGTTCTCTAATTGCTAACTGTAGCGCTTCCATCGTAATCATAAATTTAAACTCTCGTTATGGATATATTTTTCTTATAGCTTGATACTTTGTTTGACTTAGACTAACTATCCAACCACTCCTGCTGTTTGGCATAGGTGAGCTGTTCAGGTGTATCAATATCATAACTGAGTTGCTGGTTAATAACAGTACTGATTTGCTCAGTTTTTAATCCTCTGATTAAATGCCGTAACCCTTTATCACCTGTGAGCGCTGACTGCCATTGTTTTAATAATTCGTAGTCAATAGTGATAGGCAAACCGACGATATTCAGTTTGGAATTATCAATAGTAAAATCTCTATTTAATTGCGCATAGCGGCTAGCAACAACGAAATGCTGCTCTATCAATAACTCATTTAAGTGACGCTCGTCTAAAAGAAACTGGTCAATACCCATAATTACCACTCGTTTAACAGACGAATCAATATTAGAACTATTTAAAGCGTCAATAGCTAAAGATAAACTATGCGCCATACCCATCTCAGGGGTTTGATTAAATACAATAGTCACGTTCGAATTCGCAGCAACCAACTGACTTACTGCATCCGCAATCGCTTGATTATGTTCAGGAATAACGACAACGACAGTTTGTGGTTGCGTGTCTAAACCCAATTTAAGCATATAATGAATTAAGGGCTTATTGTCTTTACTAAGCAGCTGCTTGGAGTGTCCTAAACGCTGACTAAGTCCACTGGCTAAGATAATAACCGCATGAGTGTTAGTCATGAGCATAGTCATTTGTATAATGGTGAGTAAAATTTTCTTTAGCTAATAATTGCAAATTGGATTTATTATTAATAGAAGGTACTGGCTGTACTTGCTCATTCATCACCGCGCTTACTTGCGCCATAATACTTAATGCTAAAGCTTCTGGACCATCACCGCCTAATTTTAAACCAATAGGATAGTGCAACTTTTTAATACCTGCTGTTAAACAATCAGGATTAGACTTACTATTGCTAACCTCATTAATTAAACGCTCAGTACGATAGCGTGGCCCTAGTTGTCCAAGGTATTGATAATGGTCTGCATGCTCTAATAGTACGTTAAGTCGTGCACGGTCTTGGCTTAAGCTATGTGACATTAGCGCTATCGCAGCATTATCACTAAGCTCAAGCAAAGTTTTGCTATCTTCTAAAGACACGCATTGCACAACATCTGCCTGTGGAAAACGCATACTCGTCGCATATTGCGCACGACTGTCTATCACGGTCACCTGCCAGTCTTGCAATTTTGCCATAACCACTAATGGCATCACGTCATTACCAGCCCCACAGATTAGCAGACGCTTTTGCGGTTCAATGCATTGTAATAACCATTCGCTTGGTACTTTTTCTTGGCTATCGATATTTTCATGGTTACTTTCTAAATGACTGCCTTCTAAATAGCGGCTTTCTAAATCGCTATTCAAAATAACGTAATCGGTATTTCGTTTCTTAAGTTTATGTTTAGATAGCTCTTTGACTGTATTTATAAGTATAGGAGAATTTGAAATATATTGCTCTGAGCCAATAAACCTAACTTGTCCAGCTTTATTATAAGTTCCTAAACTAATTCTTGCGCCGACTGAAAATATATTTTGCAAACCTAAAGGTTCAGATTTGATCAAAGTCGCTATAGTGGTAGGTTGCCCGTTTTGACGGACTTGAGTAATTAAATTTAGCAAAGGATTTGCTGACGTTAAACGTTCAAATAAAACATGTACTTTGCCATTGCAACCCAAGCCAAAATTTAGCTCATCTTCTGATTCAATTTCTAACCCATCAGCAGTATTACTATCACTGTCATCATCTCTTTGCTCATCGCCCGTTTGATAAACTTGGACATTAGCGCCATTGCGAGTGAGCCAAAAGGCGCGTTTGATGATGTGCGGCTCAAGGCAGCCCCCACTAATCATACCAACCGAACGTCCATCCGCGCAAATCAGCATCATCGCGCCAGCACGCCGATACGCTGAACCTTCAGTACGCACCACTGTCGCCAATACAGCATCAACGTTTTGTTGAGCGGCCTCGCCTGCCAGCTTAAGAATGTCAGCGATTTGATTCATAACGCCTCTTACTTTATTTGTATTATAAATACTCAAGTTGTGAAAACCCGCTACTTAAGCGGGTTTCTTTAATATAATAACTTCTATGGAAAATTACTCTGGCATCTCAGCTAGCAATTTATCAAGCGTAATCGGGAAGTCATAAACCCGTACCCCAACCGCATTATAGACAGCATTAGCAATTGCCGCAGCAGCACCAGAGATCGCCGTTTCACCAATACCTTTAATGTGCATCGGGTTAGTATACGGATCATCTTCTTCTACCAGAATAACATCGAGCTGCGGGACATCTGCATTGACAGGAACATGATATTCAGCAAGGTCATGATTACACAGGCGACCATCGCGCTTGTCATGAATGATCTCTTCCATCAAGGCAGAACCAATACCAAATATCATACCGCCATAGCACTGCGAGGTAGCTGTTTTATGGTTTAAGATACGCCCTGCTGCAAAGGCTCCCGTCATACGTTTAAGACGAATCTCCCCAGTAACTTTATGTACGGCAACTTCAGCGAAGTTAGCACCATATGACGACTGACGATATTTTTTACCATTTTTACCTGGTTTGATCTGACCTTTAGCACTGAGCTTTTGATCGTCGTACTTAGCGATAATATCTGCTAACGCATAAGACTGAGAATTACTAAAATCATATGCTTCCGTTTCAGCTTTGGAAATCGGTAGACCTGTTTTTTCAGCGATTTGATCTGCTAGTCCCGTTGCTTTTTCTGTCAAACCAGAGACCTTATCTGCCAAACCAGATACTTTTTCAACTAATTCTGCAGCTTTTTCTTTACCCATTTCAAGCGCCGCATCAAGAGCAACTTCTGTTATGCTAGGATCATGCTCACCTACTTGCTTGATTTGCCCATCGTCTAACTGAATGGTATCAGGATGAAGACCAACCTTACCTGCAATAATCTCTCGCAATTGCTGACAGGCTAGATAGACACCACTGCCGGCACTAGCAGCACCCCAACTACCGCCTGAACCTGACGCCGCTGGTAGATCACTATCGCCCAACTTCATTTCAATATGGTCAATAGGTAGCCCTAACAGATCCGCGGCAACTTGAGAGAATACCGTATAAGAGCCAGTGCCGATGTCAGTCATATCGGTTTCGATAATAGCTTTTACACCAAGCGTTTTTGAGCTATCTATCTCTAGTGTGGCGCGAGCTTCAGAAGGCTGTAACTGGTTGCCACGAGCAGATGCCGCCATGCCTGTACCTATCCACCAATCGCCCTCTAACTGGCTGGCAGGTTTGCTATTACGTTGCTCCCAACCGAACTGCTCAGCGCCCTGTTCCATACAAGCAATGAGCTTGCGCGATGAGAACGGAATATCTTGGCTAGGATCTTTTTCAGGTTCGTTACGGCGGCGCAGCTCAATGGGATCAATATCCAACTGCGAGGCCAGCTCGTCCATCGCACATTCAACCGCAATCATACCAACGGCTTCGCCTGGGGCGCGCATAGAGCCTGACAATACTTGGTTCATATCTACTTGTTTGTAATTTACACGGCGGTTTTCACCACGATATAAATACTGGGTAGATAAGGCAGTTGGCTCAAAAAATGCCTCTTCTGGCAAATTACTAGTCACCGTATCGTGAATCATGGTATTGATAACACCACTTTGGTCAGCGCCAATAGCGATGCGCTGACGGGTATTCGAGCGTCTGATTGTCGCCTCCATCACTTGCGGACGCGTCATCGTAATTAGCACTGGGCGACCCAGCTCTTTTGCGGCAATTGCTGCGGCAATAGACTCTGGCGCAATACCAAGCTTACTACCAAAACCGCCACCCACGTAATAGGCAATGAGCTGTACCTGATCTTTCTTTAAATCCAAGGCATCCATAACTTGCTGCTTGCAAGAGGCAAGCATCTGATTAGCCGTATACAAAACCAGCTTATCGCCCTCCCAATGCGCCAATGTCGTATGAGGCTCCATAGCGGCACTATTTTGGCTAGGCGTATGATAAAAGCGATCAACAGTCACCGCAGAATCAATAAGTCCTTGCTCAGGATCACCCAGTACAGAATTTTTGTCTGAGCCTTTTTTTTCATCAACCTCATGAG
Proteins encoded in this window:
- the modB gene encoding molybdate ABC transporter permease subunit; translated protein: MIDQTLISAMLTPFWVSLKLAGVTTLLLLLFATPLAYWLAKPSRGWLVGRLKIILMGIIAMPLVLPPTVIGFYLLLLLSPNFGMGKWLSEHNISALVFTFEGLVVGSIIYSLPFYIQPVYAQFLRIPKSVMEVASLLEPNRLRRFMTIALPQARVGIVLGSLISFAHTIGEFGVVLMIGGSIAGETKVVSIAIYEQVEALNYEAAHTMSLILIIMGMVMVSLIASSVNKLNQRS
- the modA gene encoding molybdate ABC transporter substrate-binding protein encodes the protein MSIKIASIFAASTCLVFTLASCSTQDTSKDEAAANETTSQPEKIRIAAAANLSDVLPKIVEAYNAENNLTAQDIELTFASSGKLYAHMIAGAPYDIYLSANQDFPARWVSERVEDAAQTKPFTYTQGQLAFYSTTNNVHKSVDTLNETTLTALLAEQSEAKITIANPDLAPYGASARAYLQTQNIYDLLNTQKRIIQAENIGQAFQYANTGSVDYGFVAQSQVTAIKATPEQFYTLPVESYPAILQDGIVLSDAALATDFTRYLLSPAGQQYFADAGYLAVK
- a CDS encoding molybdenum cofactor biosynthesis protein MoaE; protein product: MTDSIKDDKQNVHSQSMTTKRSVDDIYELAERDGFALLDIAIDEDRLKAMLDSDSCGAFVSFEGRVRNHNNATSVERLTYYGYEDLAINQGRLIIEEAKRKFEITHAIALHRIGELEIGDIAVWIGVVSAHRYPAFDACRWILDTIKADIPVWKQEYYDNEPSKWLSNNG
- a CDS encoding MoaD/ThiS family protein; translation: MSVIEKDQTADSTKTINVLYFASLADEANCHEEKVNVQQSTSLTELYAQLNQKYNFSREQSELKVAVNDYFAKWSDTIDDGDSVVFITPVAGG
- the moaC gene encoding cyclic pyranopterin monophosphate synthase MoaC, which gives rise to MVDVSSKTASTREANAQGQVSFPSGIYQQIKAADGMTKKGSITQTAHIAGIMAAKRTHDLIPLCHPLPLDKIGLSFDYDDNLHAITVNASVKVTHKTGVEMEALTAVSVACLTIYDMTKAISHDITIDNIRLITKTGGKSDYQHG
- a CDS encoding molybdenum cofactor guanylyltransferase → MSNNLDSSDSLSKLAGVVILAGGASQRMGSPKALLTLPTGERLLDYHVRQAAQLNVPIMIADNGREFAVDVKLLASNPELSITQIDDYQSISIVDNDKAEATQGPLVAIESALQNLNNARDANLEHKQLWLMVISCDSLINANELWQQLSPYIDNNNIDKSIVCLTDQDHLYPLLGLYRLSIEPALRAYIDSGERKVMSFIKPIAQTVPVLENQQLLTNFNTPTDFKRACSALYDL
- the moaB gene encoding molybdenum cofactor biosynthesis protein B, with translation MSKPAAQFTPLNIAILTVSDSRTLEQDTSGQYLVDSLTEAGHNLADRQLITDDIYQIRAVISGWIANPDVHAVITTGGTGFFIRDSMPEAVSVLFDKSIDGFGEMFRLISKDDIGMSTVQSRAIAGMANGTGIFCLPGSTGACRTGWNDILKEQFDSRTRPCNFVAHFMRANPSHN
- the moaA gene encoding GTP 3',8-cyclase MoaA, with the protein product MIYHNSIAAGVQLHSPTTTPDRSDPTLSALSSTAPTMSSTDHVRPLTDGFARQLTYLRLSITDFCNFRCEYCLPNGYQGKRPDDELSVPEITTLIRGFAQVGTEKVRITGGEPSIRRDVVDIIDTIKSTTGIKTVAMTSNGYKLGKHLANWQAAGLNQLNISMDSFDAATFHKMTGFNTLPALITDMDKLLETTDIKLKINSILMAETAFENLVTAMDYVKQRPVTYRFIEFMQTSDNSDLFFAQHAQSELITDYLLEHGWQPHARGSADGPAIEYSHPDYLGRIGMIAPYAAHFCDNCNRLRVSSQGKVHLCLFDEGNYDIRPFLQNNDVPGLVNTLHSFMPIKPEHHHLHESNSGIMHNLSIIGG
- a CDS encoding molybdopterin molybdotransferase MoeA translates to MITMEALQLAIRERINTYNESDAPLVSRELSTISLLNSLNQILAVEVTSPFNVPRQNISAMDGYSIATGSKLDKDSIIEIVGESQAGNPYDQELAKNLQAGQGVRIFTGAVVPSSCDTVIMQENTDFAEIRDSIDKSQPYDITLTQACRSDDNIREQGEEVESGEIVLQRGKRLNPSDISLLANLGVDKVSVFKPLIVGILATGDELVALGRELEHLAQIYNSNTPTLKTLLANLPITIQDYGIIADNLEDTTTAVTKAMQECDVLISTAGVSVGDYDFLTTVIEQLGQISHYKVAMKPGKPFVFGELFGESSKDIDKPVLYFGLPGNPLSTIVGALQFVIPALWQMSGALLSEQPITLNLKATLTNDVKKSVGRKDFQRGFLTQTSEGYQVECFTSQQSHRIKQLSRANCFVVIDKDNGNVASGSIVDVQPFSWLYI
- a CDS encoding nucleotidyltransferase family protein, with amino-acid sequence MTNTHAVIILASGLSQRLGHSKQLLSKDNKPLIHYMLKLGLDTQPQTVVVVIPEHNQAIADAVSQLVAANSNVTIVFNQTPEMGMAHSLSLAIDALNSSNIDSSVKRVVIMGIDQFLLDERHLNELLIEQHFVVASRYAQLNRDFTIDNSKLNIVGLPITIDYELLKQWQSALTGDKGLRHLIRGLKTEQISTVINQQLSYDIDTPEQLTYAKQQEWLDS
- a CDS encoding XdhC family protein — translated: MNQIADILKLAGEAAQQNVDAVLATVVRTEGSAYRRAGAMMLICADGRSVGMISGGCLEPHIIKRAFWLTRNGANVQVYQTGDEQRDDDSDSNTADGLEIESEDELNFGLGCNGKVHVLFERLTSANPLLNLITQVRQNGQPTTIATLIKSEPLGLQNIFSVGARISLGTYNKAGQVRFIGSEQYISNSPILINTVKELSKHKLKKRNTDYVILNSDLESRYLEGSHLESNHENIDSQEKVPSEWLLQCIEPQKRLLICGAGNDVMPLVVMAKLQDWQVTVIDSRAQYATSMRFPQADVVQCVSLEDSKTLLELSDNAAIALMSHSLSQDRARLNVLLEHADHYQYLGQLGPRYRTERLINEVSNSKSNPDCLTAGIKKLHYPIGLKLGGDGPEALALSIMAQVSAVMNEQVQPVPSINNKSNLQLLAKENFTHHYTNDYAHD